The Gemmatimonadota bacterium genomic sequence CGAGCAGCGCGCGGTCGAGCGCGACCTGGTCCGCGGCGTCCAGCCCGACGACTTCGGGCGCGATCAGCTCGTTCACGTTCTGCACTGCGCGGCGCACGCCCTTGCCGCCGTAGCGCCCAGCCTCGCCGTCGCGCAGCTCGAGCGCCTCGAACTCGCCGGTCGAGGCGCCGCTAGGCACGGCCGCGCGGCCGCTCGCGCCGCTCTCCAGCACCACGTCGGCTTCGATTGTAGGGTTACCGCGGGAATCCAGGATTTCACGCGCGCGAATGCTGGCGATGGCAGACATTTCGTTCAGGACGCCCGGCGGGTGGGAGGCAGCTCTGCGAGCAGCGACTCGATCCGGCCGCGCACCTCGGCGATGAGCGTGTCGCGGTCGGCCTCGGTATACTCCACGGTCGAGATCGGCCGGCCAAAGCGAACAATAATCGGGCCGGGACGCACGTGCCAGGCGCCCTTGGGCAGGATCCGGCGCGTGCCGAAGATGGCGACGGGCACGATCTCGACCCCCGTGTGCAGCGCCAGCATGAAGGCGCCCTTCTTGAAGGGCAAGAGCTGCCCCGTTCGCGTGCGTGTGCCTTCCGGGAAGATCACCACCGAGCTGTTGTCGCGACGGATCAGCTCACCCGCCTGCTCCAGCGAGCGGATGGCGGAGGCGCGGTCGCCGCGATCAACCGAGATGTGGCCGGCCGCCTTCCAGGCGCGGCCAAAGAGCGGGATCGCCTCCAGCTCCCGCTTGGCCACGAAGCGGTAGCGCTTGGGGATGACCGCGGCCAGGGCAAAGACATCGTACCAGGACTGGTGGTTGGCCGCGAAGATCTGCGGACCATCCAGCTTGACGTGCTCGAGCCCCTGCAGCCGCACGGGCGTGCCGCTCACGCGCAGCATCCAGCGGGACCAGGCGCGCGGCGCCCAGTCGTAGATGCGAGTGCCAATGCCCAGGAACGCGGCCAGCACAACAAGTCCGGCCAGCAGCAGCGTCGCCACCAGTAGGTTGAGTATTATCCAGAGGCTGCGGATCACTCGGCAGCTCCCTCGAAGTGGCGGAACCCCTTCACGCGCAGCGGCTCGGTCCGGCCCTCCTTGCCCGGGACGACGACGCCGCTCCCGGCCCGCACTTCGCCCACCGCGCTCAGCCGCACGCCGAACTCCCGCTCAAATTCGCCAACCAGCGGCGCGACGCGGCCGGCCGGCGCGGCAAAGCACAACTCGTAATCCTCGCCGCCGCCCAGCGCCAGCTCCCAGATCTCCTGTGCAGCCGATACCTCCTCGCTCAGACAGGCACTGACGGGCAGGACCTCCGGATCGAGAACAATCGCGACGCCGCCGGCCGCAGCCATGTGCGCGGCGTCGCCGGCCAGGCCGTCGGACAGGTCAATGAGCGCGTGCAGCACACCCTGCTGGGCGAGCCAGCGCGCCTCGCGGATGCGCGGGCGTGGCCGCGCGAAGGCGAGGCGCGCGGCGGGCGGCGGCGGGCGGCCGCGCCGCCAGGCGCGGACGGCTGCCGCCGCCGTGCCCAGCTCTCCCGTAACCCAGAGCTCATCGCCTGGCCGCGCGCCGGCGCGCAGCACGGGCGGCTCGGCGCGGCCCAGCACGACCACGTCCAGGACCAGTGGTCCGGGCGAGGCGGTCAGGTCTCCGCCCAGCAGCATGGCGCCGGCCTCCCAGGCGGCCGTTCGCGCGCCCGCCATGATCTCCGTGGCCGGCTCCGGCACGTCCTCGGGCGGCACGGCGAGTGCGACCAGGATGCCGAGGGGCTGAGCGGCCATAGCCGCCAGGTCACTGAGCGACGCGGCCGCGGCGCGGTAGCCGATCTCCTTCGGGCTCAGCCAGTCGCGGCGGAAATGCACGCCCTCGACGGCCAGGTCGGCGCCGACCACCAGCCCGCCGGCCAGCACGGCGCAGTCGTCGCCCGGGCCGACCAGCAACTGGTTCGCGGTCGGTCCGCCCTCGCCACTCTCCGCGCCGGCCGCGAGGAAGCGGCGGATCAGGTCGAACTCGGCGCCGGCGCCCAGGGCAACGCTCCTCACGGCCGCCACGCCAGCCGCAAAGCGCCGGCGGGCGTGGCCACCCAGACGTGGTCGCCCACTGGCAGCACGCGGCGCACCGGCCCCTCCGGAATGTCCGGGCCCACCAGGTAGTACGTCCACTCGCGCCGCTGCTGGTCCCACCGGCCCACGCCCGCGTCGCCACCCACCCAGAGCTGGTCGCCGGCGGCGGCCAGCGTGCGCAGCCGGCCCAGCCCGCCCAGCGCCGCCTCGCGCAGCGGGCCCTGCCACTCGCGCCCGTCATAGCGGTAGAGTGCGTCCGGCGTGATGGCGAAGACGGCGCCGAAGGCGGGGCGCACGTCCGTCACCGCCGTGGCCAGGGCGGGCAGCCGCTCGGCCGCCGGTGCGCGCAGCGGCTCCGCGCCCGCGGAGGGGATGAGCCAGAGCCCGACCTCGGCAGCGATCCAGAGGCTGTCCCGGCTGCTGGCGAGGCCGTGGATGGCACGACCCGGGAAGAGCGTCGGCCCGACGACGTCGCCCTCGCCATCCACGGCGACCAGGCCGCGGCGCGTGCCGACCCACACGCCATTGCCCGCCCGCGCCAGCACCCGGGCCTCGGCCGCGGGCAGGCCATCGCCTTCCGTATAGCGCCGCCAGCGCCCCTGCCGGTCGTAGCGGAAGAGGCCGTCGGCAGCCGCGAACCAGATGGCCACGCCGGTGGCGAGCACGTCGTTCACGTAGCCGGCCGGCGCGCCGTCGTAGCCCGCCTCGAAGTGACGACACTGCTGCAGCGTCAGCTCGCATTGCGCGATCCCGCGGCGCGCGCCCTGGCCATCGCCGCCGAACCACAGGAACCTGCCGTCCAGCGCCAGGGCGCCTGCGCCACGCCCTGGCAGCCCGAACGTCAGCCGCTCCGCATCCATCCGGCGGCTGTCGTAGAGGAGCAGGTTGCCGCCGTAGGTAGCCACCCAGTACCGGCCCGGGCTCGCGGCAGGCGCCACATCGCTGATCGGCCAGTGACGCAGC encodes the following:
- the eno gene encoding phosphopyruvate hydratase (catalyzes the formation of phosphoenolpyruvate from 2-phospho-D-glycerate in glycolysis), which codes for MSAIASIRAREILDSRGNPTIEADVVLESGASGRAAVPSGASTGEFEALELRDGEAGRYGGKGVRRAVQNVNELIAPEVVGLDAADQVALDRALL
- a CDS encoding 1-acyl-sn-glycerol-3-phosphate acyltransferase, whose product is MIRSLWIILNLLVATLLLAGLVVLAAFLGIGTRIYDWAPRAWSRWMLRVSGTPVRLQGLEHVKLDGPQIFAANHQSWYDVFALAAVIPKRYRFVAKRELEAIPLFGRAWKAAGHISVDRGDRASAIRSLEQAGELIRRDNSSVVIFPEGTRTRTGQLLPFKKGAFMLALHTGVEIVPVAIFGTRRILPKGAWHVRPGPIIVRFGRPISTVEYTEADRDTLIAEVRGRIESLLAELPPTRRAS
- the thiL gene encoding thiamine-phosphate kinase, with the translated sequence MRSVALGAGAEFDLIRRFLAAGAESGEGGPTANQLLVGPGDDCAVLAGGLVVGADLAVEGVHFRRDWLSPKEIGYRAAAASLSDLAAMAAQPLGILVALAVPPEDVPEPATEIMAGARTAAWEAGAMLLGGDLTASPGPLVLDVVVLGRAEPPVLRAGARPGDELWVTGELGTAAAAVRAWRRGRPPPPAARLAFARPRPRIREARWLAQQGVLHALIDLSDGLAGDAAHMAAAGGVAIVLDPEVLPVSACLSEEVSAAQEIWELALGGGEDYELCFAAPAGRVAPLVGEFEREFGVRLSAVGEVRAGSGVVVPGKEGRTEPLRVKGFRHFEGAAE